A DNA window from Amycolatopsis sp. DSM 110486 contains the following coding sequences:
- a CDS encoding uracil-DNA glycosylase family protein — protein sequence MIDDLCAVVDELTSDPSNAWARDLGYRPVWAGSPASRIAIIGQAPGRRAQESGIPWDDASGVRLRSWLGVSDEEFYDPSLFAIVPMDFYFPGKGKTGDLPPRKEFAPRWHPQILSRMPHITLRVLIGAHAQRYYLKGRSKTNLTQTVRSYCDYLPAEFPLVHPSPLNYRWHGKNSWFTAEVVPELARRVSIALGRG from the coding sequence TTGATCGACGACTTGTGTGCGGTCGTGGACGAGCTGACGTCCGATCCGTCGAACGCGTGGGCACGCGACCTCGGCTACCGTCCCGTGTGGGCCGGGTCGCCGGCCTCGCGGATCGCGATCATCGGCCAGGCGCCGGGCCGGCGCGCCCAGGAGAGCGGGATCCCGTGGGACGACGCCAGCGGCGTCCGGCTGCGCTCTTGGCTCGGCGTCAGCGACGAGGAATTCTACGACCCCTCGCTGTTCGCCATCGTGCCGATGGATTTCTACTTCCCGGGCAAGGGCAAGACGGGTGACTTGCCTCCCCGCAAGGAATTCGCGCCCCGGTGGCATCCGCAGATCTTGTCGAGGATGCCGCACATCACTCTCCGGGTGCTCATCGGCGCGCACGCCCAGCGGTACTACCTCAAGGGCCGATCCAAGACCAACCTCACCCAGACCGTGCGGTCCTACTGCGACTACCTCCCCGCCGAGTTCCCACTGGTGCACCCGTCTCCACTGAATTACCGGTGGCACGGGAAAAACTCCTGGTTCACCGCCGAGGTCGTCCCTGAGCTGGCGCGCCGAGTGTCGATCGCACTAGGACGCGGATGA
- a CDS encoding TetR/AcrR family transcriptional regulator yields the protein MVEPESTEKPVRLTARGEATRARILHAAVDLMTVKGVAATTLDDVRAASGTSKSQLYHHYADKDALVQDVIEYQAEDLLASQGERLRRLNSIRGLERWRDAIIQRNALRNGAYGCQLGSLASELSDQNERARSALAGHFETWLGLIADGLRRMRDTGKLRRDADPERLAIGLMGALEGGYLLAQTGHDIKPMRIALDMAIDYIRTFQA from the coding sequence GTGGTGGAACCGGAGAGCACAGAGAAGCCCGTCCGGCTGACGGCGCGCGGTGAAGCGACCCGGGCCCGGATCCTGCATGCTGCCGTAGATCTGATGACGGTCAAAGGGGTGGCCGCCACCACGCTCGACGATGTCCGCGCGGCAAGCGGCACCAGCAAGTCACAGCTCTACCATCACTACGCTGACAAGGACGCGCTCGTCCAAGACGTGATCGAATACCAGGCCGAAGACCTGCTGGCCTCGCAGGGGGAACGGCTGCGCCGGCTGAACTCGATCCGTGGACTCGAGCGTTGGCGTGACGCGATCATCCAGAGGAACGCTCTCCGCAACGGGGCTTACGGATGCCAGCTCGGCTCCCTCGCGAGCGAGCTCTCGGACCAGAACGAGCGGGCACGCTCCGCCCTGGCCGGCCACTTCGAAACCTGGCTCGGCCTGATCGCGGACGGTCTGCGGCGGATGCGTGACACGGGCAAACTGCGCCGTGACGCCGATCCCGAACGGCTCGCCATCGGCTTGATGGGCGCCCTCGAAGGCGGGTACCTGCTCGCGCAGACGGGGCACGACATCAAGCCGATGCGCATCGCGCTCGACATGGCCATCGACTACATCCGTACCTTCCAGGCGTGA
- the nhaA gene encoding Na+/H+ antiporter NhaA, with translation MKADSSQFNDGLLPHLPSTTRQMSLPLPYVTAGFRRFLFTEAGSAVLLLAATVAALVWANVAGADYDAFWGLHAGVEAGGAHFSLDLREWVNDVAMVVFFTVVGLEISREVSVGELHDVRSIVVPACGALGGLALPAVLYFVFNSSGAAAAGWGIPMSSDTAFLIGVLALFGPRCPDQLRLFLLTLAIGDDIGAITVMAVFYTHHVSVVAIAVAAALVLVLLGLRRLGVWRLAPYLLVGAGLWAAVDASGVHPTLAGVLIGLIVPAGEVDSHARERLRLYGRAVIERADTMRVRLATTAMKATLSANERLQGILHPMSAFVIIPAFGLANAGVQLDSSALRAASSSTVTLGVAVGLIAGNTLGISLGAGIALQTGIGTLPGRVRYSHLIGGAMLAGIGFTIALFITDLAFADPGLQQQAKVGVLGGSLCSAILGSIVLRFLGDRLPLCSFDERFSLPELPEGPWLDPSLA, from the coding sequence GTGAAGGCCGACTCGAGCCAGTTCAACGACGGGCTCCTCCCGCACCTGCCGTCGACGACCCGTCAGATGAGCCTGCCGCTGCCGTACGTGACCGCCGGCTTCCGCCGGTTCCTGTTCACCGAAGCCGGCAGCGCTGTCCTGCTCCTCGCCGCCACGGTGGCCGCGCTGGTGTGGGCGAACGTGGCGGGCGCGGACTACGACGCGTTCTGGGGACTGCACGCAGGCGTGGAAGCCGGCGGCGCGCACTTCTCACTGGACCTTCGTGAGTGGGTGAACGACGTCGCCATGGTCGTGTTCTTCACTGTGGTGGGACTGGAGATCAGCCGCGAGGTGTCCGTCGGCGAGCTGCACGACGTGCGCTCGATCGTCGTCCCGGCCTGCGGTGCGCTCGGCGGCCTGGCGTTGCCCGCGGTCCTTTACTTCGTGTTCAACAGTTCCGGCGCGGCTGCAGCCGGCTGGGGCATTCCGATGTCGAGTGACACCGCCTTCCTGATCGGCGTGCTGGCTCTGTTCGGTCCCCGCTGCCCTGATCAATTGCGGCTCTTCTTGCTCACCCTCGCGATCGGCGACGACATCGGCGCGATCACGGTGATGGCGGTGTTCTACACACACCACGTTTCCGTGGTGGCGATCGCGGTGGCGGCAGCACTGGTTCTCGTGCTGTTGGGCCTGCGGAGGCTGGGAGTGTGGCGATTGGCGCCATACCTCTTGGTCGGCGCCGGGTTGTGGGCGGCCGTCGACGCGTCCGGGGTCCACCCGACGCTCGCCGGCGTGCTCATCGGCTTGATCGTGCCGGCCGGCGAGGTCGACAGTCACGCCCGCGAGCGACTCCGCCTCTACGGGCGCGCTGTGATCGAGCGCGCGGACACCATGCGCGTGCGACTCGCCACCACCGCGATGAAGGCGACACTGTCGGCGAACGAGCGACTGCAGGGAATTCTGCACCCGATGAGCGCGTTCGTCATCATCCCCGCCTTCGGCCTGGCGAACGCCGGCGTGCAGCTCGACAGCAGCGCGCTGCGGGCCGCGTCGTCCTCCACCGTGACCCTCGGTGTCGCGGTCGGCCTGATCGCGGGCAACACCTTGGGCATCTCGCTCGGAGCCGGAATCGCGCTGCAGACCGGAATCGGCACTCTGCCCGGCCGCGTCCGCTACAGCCACCTCATCGGCGGAGCCATGCTCGCCGGCATCGGTTTCACGATCGCGTTGTTCATCACCGATCTCGCGTTCGCCGACCCCGGCCTCCAGCAGCAGGCCAAGGTGGGGGTTCTCGGCGGATCACTCTGTTCGGCGATCCTCGGGTCCATTGTGTTGCGATTCCTCGGCGACCGTCTCCCGCTGTGCTCCTTCGACGAGCGGTTCTCACTCCCGGAGCTACCCGAAGGCCCGTGGCTGGACCCGAGCTTGGCCTGA